One part of the Xylanimonas allomyrinae genome encodes these proteins:
- a CDS encoding response regulator transcription factor produces MNDVTPRTAGPAPRLLLIEDDPRLGPVMTDYLSDTYDVTLCVDGAAGLDAALGGVFDAMVVDRRLPGLDGIEVVAAIRRAGIATPILVLTALGTVPDKVAGLDAGANDYLVKPFDFDELLARLRALRRTFGEESDAVPIGVWDYYPASRCLYSPYGAPVVLTPKENDLLRLLVGEPHRTFSRGQVAEAVFAGAAQVGAVDAYVHYLRRKTEPSIVVTVRGQGYRLGTL; encoded by the coding sequence ATGAACGACGTCACTCCCCGAACGGCCGGCCCGGCACCGCGCTTGCTGCTGATCGAGGACGACCCGCGTCTGGGTCCCGTCATGACCGACTACCTGTCGGACACGTACGACGTCACCCTGTGCGTCGACGGCGCGGCTGGTCTGGACGCGGCGCTCGGCGGGGTGTTCGACGCGATGGTCGTGGACCGCAGGCTGCCGGGCCTCGACGGCATCGAGGTCGTGGCCGCGATCCGGCGGGCCGGCATCGCCACACCGATCCTTGTGCTCACGGCGCTGGGCACCGTCCCGGACAAGGTAGCCGGCCTCGATGCCGGTGCGAACGACTACCTGGTCAAGCCGTTCGACTTCGACGAGCTGCTCGCGCGCCTGCGCGCGCTGCGGCGCACGTTCGGCGAGGAGTCCGATGCCGTCCCGATCGGCGTCTGGGACTACTACCCGGCCAGCCGCTGCTTGTACTCCCCCTATGGCGCGCCCGTGGTGCTCACGCCGAAGGAGAACGACCTGCTGCGCCTGCTCGTCGGCGAGCCGCACCGCACGTTCTCTCGCGGGCAGGTCGCCGAGGCCGTGTTCGCGGGCGCGGCGCAGGTGGGCGCCGTCGACGCTTACGTCCACTACCTGCGCCGCAAGACCGAGCCGAGCATCGTCGTCACCGTCCGTGGCCAGGGCTATCGGCTGGGGACGCTGTGA
- a CDS encoding undecaprenyl-diphosphate phosphatase: MNLLSAILLGVVEGVTEFLPVSSTGHLTITERLLGLPINDAGVTAFTAIVQIGAVAAVVSYFRRDIVHLAATGVRGLRDASARGTDYRLAWWVVVGSVPVGVVGLATRHVVSGPLRNLWVVVAALAGWSVVMWLAERAATLNRTEGDLTLTDAVVIGLVQCLALVPGVSRSGATISAGLFRGLDRVVATRVSFFLSIPALVAAGGYEAAASASDVGASVGWGATVLATLVSFAVAYASIAWLLRLVVHRPISVFAGYRVGLATAVAVLLSTGALSAT; the protein is encoded by the coding sequence ATGAATCTGCTGTCCGCGATCCTGCTCGGCGTCGTCGAGGGTGTGACCGAGTTCCTCCCCGTGTCCTCCACAGGCCACCTGACGATCACCGAGAGGCTGCTCGGTCTGCCGATCAACGACGCCGGTGTTACCGCGTTCACCGCGATCGTGCAGATCGGGGCGGTTGCCGCTGTCGTGTCCTACTTCCGGCGCGACATCGTCCACCTCGCCGCGACAGGGGTGCGCGGTCTGCGGGATGCCAGCGCCCGCGGGACCGACTACCGGCTCGCGTGGTGGGTGGTCGTCGGGTCGGTCCCGGTGGGTGTCGTCGGGCTCGCGACCCGGCACGTCGTCTCTGGACCGCTGCGCAACCTGTGGGTGGTCGTCGCGGCGCTCGCCGGCTGGAGCGTCGTCATGTGGCTGGCCGAGCGTGCGGCGACGCTGAACCGGACCGAGGGAGACCTCACGCTCACCGACGCCGTCGTGATCGGGCTGGTGCAGTGCCTGGCCCTGGTGCCGGGTGTGTCCCGCTCGGGCGCCACCATCAGTGCCGGACTCTTCCGTGGCCTGGACCGCGTGGTCGCCACACGCGTCTCGTTCTTCCTGTCGATCCCTGCGCTGGTGGCCGCCGGCGGGTACGAGGCAGCCGCCAGCGCTTCAGACGTCGGCGCGTCGGTCGGCTGGGGTGCCACCGTTCTCGCGACGCTCGTGAGCTTCGCCGTCGCCTACGCGTCGATCGCGTGGCTCCTCCGGTTGGTCGTGCACCGCCCGATCAGCGTGTTCGCCGGGTACCGGGTCGGTCTTGCCACCGCGGTCGCGGTGCTGCTCAGCACCGGCGCCCTCAGCGCGACATGA